The sequence TTTCACTCTTATcgtttgggttatttttttatgatttgaatCACTGGtgtaaacaaagtaaaaaagaacaagaaaatatccttgttgagaattttgttcttccatctttgatttttttgggGTGGACAGATTCTTTCTTTACATGTAAGAATAAGAAGTACCTGTGGTATTGTTTGCATAAATGTCTAGAGGGCTCAGATCATTTTGttacaaatttattcttttgatttataaaaatctCTTTATGCTTTAGCATTGCTCAACACAGGGTAACCAGACATAATCCCCCTGCCCCAATCAAATCTCTATGATTTTGATAATTTCCCCCATGTGTCTTCTTCAGGTTTATATTGGttatatcttgtttttctttccatccccCCATCTCTCCATTTCTGAGCCATCACTCAGGCAGATACTTACTGACCTCTTTTTTCCATCTCCACTTTGACCCAGGAGATTAAAGGAGGCCATTGTCACATCATCATTGGTCAGCCAATCAGGTGAGCACCTCCCGTCAATGACCTCCTTGTTCCAGAGGAGTTCTTCAGCAGTTTCAATGGAAGGAGGGAGCCAAGAAGGAGGCCTGGCATAAGTCCAAAGATGATAATTACAACATGGATTGTGTACATTCTTGCCCGGAAAGGTGCAGGGTTCCCCTTCCCACCAAAAAGCAGTTCGGTAGGTGGAGCTTGGGATAGCTACCTGGAATTGTTTCTCATCCATCTCCTCCCTTCTGAGCCCCCTACTGCACTTCCAAAGAGATCTTATAACATAACTTTGAATAAGAATGGAGGAGGAGGGCTGGTTCTCTAGGTATTCTGAGGGCATTAACTTACCAATTTGTTACAGGACGTTGAAGTTGTAGAAAGTGAGGCTGTATCTGTAGTACAGCACTGGCTGAAAAAGGTAAGATTTCTCTATGACTCAGGGTACCCCAAATTCTAGAGCGCTGGCCTCAGCGGGTGCAGGAATCTGGACTCCTTTCCTCCTAAACCTGGGAAACTCAAATTCATTGCCAAACACCTTACCTAGAGCTGTGTCTAATTCACCAAATTTCCTAGAAGATGCCGGCGCTTGTGTCTTCATCAGAGATGTGTTGGAATCATCACTATCCCCACCCTGCTTCTCAAGAATACTGGATGAGAAGTTTCAGATGTGTCACCTCCAGCTACTGGGCATCTCAGCAGTATCTTGGGATAGGGCCAAGGATTTAATGAGTCCCCTAGAATTCTACAGATAAGCTTGCTATGGAACTTTGAGAGATAAAGTGTGTAAGAAAAGACACACAGCATGTGTAGGGAAaacagggagaaggaagaagagatacAGAGCAACACTTTCAGGGGAAATTACTCACCTTTCAGACTGAAGAAGAGGCTTCCCAGGACATAAAGGAGAAGATGTCGACCAACTGCCCTCCCACGCATGGCCAAGATGTACATGTGACCAGAGATGTGGTAATTGAGAGTTTGAGGCAATCATCCTAGGGGAGTGGGCAGATAGGCGGACATGCACAATGTCCAATTGAAAAGGGTCTTGGGCAAGTGGGTGGAGCTTGTCCAGGCTGGGTTCCACCCCTCCCAGGGAGTCCTTGCTGGACAGTAGTCACATGCACCCTACCTGGGTTTCCTAGGTGAAGCACCATCTCTCAAAGTCTGATTTGTTGGCAAACCAGAGTCAAGAGGTCCTGGAGGAAAGAACGAGAATCCAGTTCATAAGATGGAGGTAAAACATCTCATTTGCCCTGAGCCGAGttgtggggagggaggcacaaGGGCCCCACCTTCAGTATACCTGGCCAACACAAATTCACAGCTATTCTTCTCCAGAGATGTTGACTTTTTGGCTGAGAAATTTTTCAGTCTTTGGGGTCTTAAGGGAATATTTTTGCTATCTTGAAAGCCCAGCTCATTCCTAAGTTTTAGCATGACTTGAGGGGTTGCAAAACTGGGCTTGCTCACCGTTTCTTAAATGCTTCTGAATAAATTTTAGACTTCTGTTACTTTTGCACTTGATTTGTTCAGAAGTGGCTGTACtttaaagagcaaaaagaaaataagctctTAAAATGCAAAAGCCTGAGCCCTCATCTGCAGCTGAGGTGAGAGGAGGTTTCTCAGTGCCCAAGGCTAGAATTCTGTGCTTCACATTATGGTGGCTTTGCCAGCCTCCCGCTATGCCTGCTGGAGCACAGACCACCTGCATCTGCCTCTCTTGGCTCTGAAGGGCTGAGACCTGAGGTGGAGGGAGATGGGCCTGGAAGCCAGCTCATTCTCTCTGGCATGAGCGTCCCTATTTCCTTCAGGACTAGGGTTCACTCAGGGTCTCTTTTCCCAGCCAAAGAAATGTGGGATTAAACAGGTACTCCTGGAAACTGTGGAACAGCTCCCCTCTCATTTCTgtactcttttcttccttcccctgcctccaTCACCAGCTTTGTTCACCTCTACTAAGGAGGACATATTTctcaagaaatgtatttttgctgagggatatccagttttctctgtTTACCCCTTACAGTGCCATTagcattttaaaacagtattCAAATGCTCAGTAATTATGTAATAGGAAAGGGTAGCAAATAATGGAATTTGAGACCTCCTTGGGAAAGACTTTTTGGATGGGAAACG is a genomic window of Acinonyx jubatus isolate Ajub_Pintada_27869175 chromosome D1, VMU_Ajub_asm_v1.0, whole genome shotgun sequence containing:
- the SPATA19 gene encoding spermatogenesis-associated protein 19, mitochondrial isoform X1, which translates into the protein MIITTWIVYILARKGAGFPFPPKSSSDVEVVESEAVSVVQHWLKKTEEEASQDIKEKMSTNCPPTHGQDVHVTRDVVKHHLSKSDLLANQSQEVLEERTRIQFIRWSHTRIFQVPSEVREDVMRDRIEQVRRSLPFAVFFICSLCNLTDESSQEIHNRTSYADC
- the SPATA19 gene encoding spermatogenesis-associated protein 19, mitochondrial isoform X2, with amino-acid sequence MIITTWIVYILARKGAGFPFPPKSSSDVEVVESEAVSVVQHWLKKTEEEASQDIKEKMSTNCPPTHGQDVHVTRDVVKHHLSKSDLLANQSQEVLEERTRIQFIRWSHTRIFQVPSEVREDVMRDRIEQVRRSLCNLTDESSQEIHNRTSYADC